From the genome of Pseudomonas sp. gcc21, one region includes:
- a CDS encoding flagellar protein FliT translates to MAVAVKQLEDAHVALIAAVQGGDWEQVGELDALCRLLVGQAMEQPDRNEQALAEVLTSLSETYKEVIALCQAVQGKLADELHGLQRSKQSAKVYQMFS, encoded by the coding sequence ATGGCTGTTGCAGTCAAACAACTGGAAGACGCGCACGTAGCGTTGATCGCGGCGGTGCAGGGTGGGGACTGGGAGCAGGTCGGCGAACTGGACGCGCTGTGCCGGCTGCTGGTCGGTCAGGCAATGGAGCAGCCGGACCGCAACGAGCAAGCCCTGGCCGAGGTGTTAACCTCTCTCTCCGAAACCTATAAGGAAGTCATCGCGCTATGTCAGGCGGTGCAGGGGAAGCTAGCCGACGAACTGCATGGGCTGCAGCGCAGCAAGCAGAGCGCCAAGGTGTATCAGATGTTCAGCTGA
- a CDS encoding sigma-54 dependent transcriptional regulator — MLPNNHILLIEDCPESRRDLQVILEFLGEDAVITCSETWQADVEAMLDSPAAARCVILGRCDHPQGAQGLLTQLDKWDANLPIILFDGHQSTPWPEHLRQRLLAVLAPPLSYNQLLDSLHRAQVYREVVDTRNKRGSQREPNLFRSLVGTSRSIQSVRLMMQQVANTEATVLILGESGTGKEVVARNLHYHSSRREAPFVPVNCGAIPAELLESELFGHEKGAFTGAITTRAGRFELAQGGTLFLDEIGDMPLPMQVKLLRVLQERTFERVGSNKVQTADVRVIAATHKNLEDMIEQGTFREDLFYRLNVFPIEMPAMRERVEDLPLLLNELITRLEREKRGSIRFSTSAILSLCQHDWPGNVRELANLVERMAIMHPHGVIGVNELPRKFRYVEDDHGDLRSQHEESEDDERGEAFNGLVGLDSPAFLPPEGLDLKEYLGGLEQTLIQQALDECSGVVARAAERLRIRRTTLVEKMRKYGLNRGAEVVEE, encoded by the coding sequence ATGTTGCCAAACAATCACATTTTGTTGATCGAAGACTGCCCGGAAAGCCGGCGTGACCTGCAGGTCATTCTCGAGTTTCTAGGCGAAGACGCGGTTATCACCTGTTCGGAGACGTGGCAGGCGGATGTTGAGGCAATGCTCGACAGCCCGGCTGCGGCGCGCTGTGTCATTCTCGGCCGCTGCGATCATCCGCAAGGCGCGCAGGGATTGCTGACCCAGCTCGATAAGTGGGATGCGAATCTACCGATCATTCTGTTCGATGGGCACCAGTCCACGCCATGGCCAGAGCATTTGCGTCAACGTCTGCTTGCCGTATTGGCTCCCCCGTTGAGCTACAACCAATTGCTGGATTCGCTGCACCGCGCGCAGGTGTATCGCGAGGTAGTGGACACCCGTAACAAGCGCGGCAGCCAGCGCGAACCCAACCTGTTCCGCAGCCTGGTCGGTACCAGCCGCAGCATTCAGTCTGTGCGACTGATGATGCAACAGGTAGCGAACACCGAGGCAACCGTGCTGATTCTGGGTGAATCGGGGACGGGCAAGGAAGTGGTTGCGCGCAACCTGCATTACCATTCTTCCCGCCGCGAAGCGCCTTTTGTGCCGGTCAACTGCGGCGCGATTCCGGCAGAGCTGCTGGAAAGCGAGCTGTTCGGGCATGAGAAGGGCGCCTTTACGGGTGCGATTACCACGCGCGCTGGGCGGTTCGAGTTAGCGCAGGGCGGCACGCTGTTCCTCGATGAAATCGGCGATATGCCGCTGCCGATGCAGGTCAAGCTGCTGCGTGTGCTGCAGGAACGCACTTTCGAGCGCGTGGGCAGCAACAAGGTGCAGACCGCCGATGTGCGCGTTATCGCGGCCACACACAAAAATCTTGAAGACATGATCGAGCAGGGCACTTTCCGTGAAGACCTGTTTTACCGCCTCAATGTGTTCCCCATCGAAATGCCGGCGATGCGTGAGCGGGTTGAGGATCTGCCGTTGTTGCTTAATGAGCTGATCACTCGCCTGGAACGTGAGAAGCGTGGTTCGATTCGCTTCAGCACCTCGGCCATTCTGTCGCTCTGTCAGCACGACTGGCCGGGTAACGTTCGTGAGCTCGCAAACCTGGTCGAGCGCATGGCGATCATGCATCCCCATGGCGTGATCGGCGTGAACGAGCTGCCGCGAAAATTCCGTTACGTTGAGGATGATCACGGCGATCTGCGCAGCCAGCATGAAGAGAGCGAAGACGACGAGCGCGGGGAAGCCTTCAACGGATTGGTCGGATTGGATAGTCCCGCCTTCCTGCCGCCCGAAGGGCTGGACCTCAAGGAATACCTCGGTGGGCTGGAGCAGACGCTGATCCAGCAGGCCCTGGATGAATGCTCCGGCGTGGTGGCACGTGCCGCCGAGCGGTTGCGTATTCGCCGTACCACCTTGGTCGAGAAGATGCGGAAATACGGCCTGAACCGCGGCGCTGAAGTCGTTGAAGAATGA
- the fliI gene encoding flagellar protein export ATPase FliI, whose translation MSDRISFARRLGRYQPLLKLSSEPVVEGRLIRMVGLTLEAEGCKAPVGGRCMVISETPQGSTQIEAEVMGFAGSKIYLMPVDNMQGLQPGARVVPSASGGKLPMGFGMLGRVVDGIGRPLDGKGMFTADDWVDLNGPVINPLKRHPIEATLDVGIRSINSLLTVGRGQRLGLFAGSGVGKSMLLGMMTRFTDADITIVGLVGERGREVKEFIEQILGEEGMARSVVVASPADDAPLMRLRAAMYCTRIAEYFRDQGKNVLLLMDSLTRFAQAQREIALAIGEPPATKGYPPSVFAKLPQLVERAGNAEEGGGSITAFYTVLSEGDDQQDPIADASRAILDGHIVLSRRLAEEGHYPAIDIEASISRAMPQIVSREYLQRAQLFKQMYARYQQSRDLISVGAYAAGSDPLTDTAIARMPQMQGFLRQALHESVSLPESQAGLEQLVSHE comes from the coding sequence ATGTCTGATCGCATCAGTTTTGCCCGCCGTCTGGGCCGCTATCAGCCGCTGCTGAAATTGTCATCCGAGCCAGTTGTCGAGGGTCGGTTGATCCGCATGGTGGGTCTGACGTTAGAGGCCGAAGGCTGCAAGGCACCGGTGGGCGGGCGCTGCATGGTCATCAGCGAAACGCCGCAGGGCAGCACTCAGATCGAGGCCGAGGTAATGGGCTTTGCTGGCAGCAAGATCTATCTGATGCCGGTGGACAACATGCAGGGTCTGCAGCCAGGTGCGCGTGTGGTCCCGTCCGCAAGCGGCGGTAAATTGCCGATGGGCTTCGGAATGCTTGGCCGCGTGGTAGACGGGATTGGTAGGCCGCTGGATGGCAAGGGCATGTTCACGGCAGACGATTGGGTCGATCTCAACGGCCCGGTGATCAACCCGCTGAAACGTCATCCCATTGAAGCCACCCTCGACGTCGGTATCCGTTCGATCAACAGTTTATTGACGGTTGGCCGTGGTCAGCGTCTGGGCCTGTTCGCCGGTAGCGGCGTGGGCAAGAGTATGTTGCTGGGTATGATGACGCGCTTTACCGATGCTGATATCACCATCGTGGGGCTGGTCGGCGAGCGGGGCCGGGAGGTCAAGGAGTTCATCGAGCAGATTCTCGGCGAGGAGGGTATGGCGCGCTCGGTGGTGGTTGCCTCGCCAGCTGATGACGCACCGCTGATGCGCCTGCGCGCAGCCATGTACTGCACGCGTATCGCCGAATATTTCCGTGATCAGGGCAAGAATGTGCTGCTGCTGATGGACTCTCTGACCCGCTTTGCCCAGGCCCAACGCGAGATTGCACTGGCAATCGGCGAGCCGCCCGCCACCAAGGGCTACCCGCCATCCGTGTTCGCCAAACTGCCGCAACTGGTGGAGCGCGCCGGCAATGCCGAGGAGGGTGGCGGCTCGATTACAGCGTTTTACACCGTTTTGTCCGAAGGGGATGATCAGCAGGACCCGATCGCCGATGCCTCCCGTGCGATTCTCGACGGCCACATTGTTCTGTCACGCCGACTTGCCGAGGAAGGACACTATCCGGCTATTGATATCGAAGCATCGATCAGCCGGGCAATGCCGCAGATCGTCAGTCGTGAGTATCTGCAGCGCGCCCAGTTGTTCAAGCAAATGTACGCCCGCTATCAGCAGAGCCGCGACCTGATCAGCGTCGGCGCCTACGCCGCAGGTTCTGATCCCCTGACCGATACCGCTATCGCCAGAATGCCGCAGATGCAGGGTTTTCTGCGTCAGGCCCTGCATGAAAGTGTCAGCCTGCCTGAAAGCCAGGCCGGACTTGAGCAACTGGTGAGCCATGAGTGA
- the fliE gene encoding flagellar hook-basal body complex protein FliE, translating into MTQGVEMNRLMLQMRSMQLEAMGKPQAPAQVEKSADAPAFDDMLKMAFNKVNELQKTTGELQSGYERGVPGIDLTEVMVASQKSSVAFQAMTQVRNKMISAYEDIMKMPI; encoded by the coding sequence ATGACCCAGGGTGTCGAGATGAATCGTCTGATGTTGCAAATGCGCAGCATGCAGCTGGAAGCGATGGGCAAGCCCCAGGCGCCGGCGCAGGTCGAGAAGAGCGCTGACGCTCCCGCCTTTGACGACATGCTCAAGATGGCATTCAACAAGGTCAACGAACTCCAGAAGACCACTGGCGAGCTGCAGAGCGGTTATGAGCGCGGCGTGCCGGGTATTGATCTGACCGAGGTGATGGTCGCTTCGCAGAAATCCAGCGTCGCGTTTCAGGCGATGACCCAGGTGCGTAACAAGATGATCAGCGCTTACGAAGACATCATGAAGATGCCTATCTGA
- the fliF gene encoding flagellar basal-body MS-ring/collar protein FliF, whose translation MDATPNTPATRNAPGPDPERKPLLGMAFLDSLAQLPMLRQFALLVGLAASVAVGFAVVLWSQEPDYRPLYGSMDNYDSAQVLEVLQQSRIDYKVEPNSGTLLVRSEDYADARMRLASSGVTPTDRNLGFEIMDREQGLGSSQFMETTRYRRGLEGEMARTISSLYNVKAARVHIAMPRSTVFVRDDRKPSASVLLEMYAGRSLEPAQVMAIVNLVATSVPELSKEQVTVVDQNGNLLSDQAELNELTMAGRQFDHARRLEDTYTRRVHNILQPVLGDGRYKAEVSADVDFSAVESTSESFNPEASIRSEQILNEQRASGAGGPQGIPGALSNQPPGAVSVPEQVIDPETGEPIVVAPPKDIREQSTRNYELDRQISYTRQQQGRLRRLSVAVVVDHTLQVDPQTGEAVHVPLAEAEIEQLTRLVQDAVGFDEARGDSVSVINSRFVPAGAPEPIAEPPFWTEPWVWDMAKQFLGILFVLILVFGVLRPVLKNLTANNRTPATAGGYPATVDDLGGMDEDLREDRVSLTGSGSPAPALLPPPGAGYEQQLNAIKGLLAEDPGRVAQVVKEWINDDE comes from the coding sequence ATGGATGCAACGCCTAATACACCCGCCACGCGCAACGCCCCGGGACCTGATCCCGAGCGTAAGCCCCTGTTGGGTATGGCTTTTCTGGACAGTCTTGCGCAGCTGCCGATGCTGCGGCAGTTTGCCCTGCTGGTCGGTCTGGCCGCCAGTGTGGCGGTTGGCTTTGCCGTGGTGTTGTGGTCGCAGGAGCCGGACTATCGTCCGCTCTACGGCAGCATGGATAACTATGATTCGGCTCAGGTGCTCGAGGTGCTGCAGCAAAGCCGTATTGATTACAAGGTCGAGCCCAATAGCGGTACTTTGCTCGTGCGTAGTGAGGACTATGCCGACGCGCGTATGCGTCTGGCCAGCTCCGGCGTGACCCCGACTGACCGTAATCTAGGCTTCGAAATCATGGACCGTGAGCAGGGTCTGGGCTCCAGCCAGTTCATGGAGACCACGCGCTATCGTCGCGGCCTGGAAGGTGAAATGGCGCGGACCATTTCCAGCCTGTACAACGTCAAGGCGGCGCGGGTGCACATTGCCATGCCACGCTCGACCGTGTTTGTGCGTGATGATCGCAAACCCAGCGCGTCGGTACTGCTCGAAATGTATGCCGGCCGCAGCCTCGAGCCAGCCCAGGTCATGGCTATCGTCAACCTGGTGGCGACCAGTGTTCCCGAGTTGAGCAAGGAACAGGTCACGGTCGTCGACCAGAACGGTAATCTGCTGTCCGACCAGGCCGAGCTTAACGAACTGACCATGGCCGGACGCCAGTTTGACCATGCACGGCGGCTGGAAGATACCTACACTCGCCGTGTCCACAATATCCTGCAGCCGGTGTTGGGCGATGGTCGATACAAGGCCGAGGTGTCTGCAGATGTCGACTTCAGCGCGGTGGAGTCCACCTCTGAAAGCTTCAATCCCGAAGCATCCATACGCAGCGAACAGATCCTCAATGAGCAGCGCGCCAGCGGTGCTGGTGGTCCACAGGGGATACCCGGTGCATTGAGCAATCAGCCACCCGGCGCGGTATCCGTGCCTGAGCAGGTGATTGATCCGGAAACCGGTGAGCCGATTGTCGTCGCGCCGCCGAAGGATATTCGTGAACAATCGACGCGCAATTACGAGCTCGATCGCCAAATCAGTTATACCCGTCAGCAACAGGGCAGGCTGCGACGACTTTCCGTCGCGGTGGTGGTAGACCACACCCTGCAGGTTGATCCGCAGACAGGGGAAGCCGTGCACGTTCCGCTTGCCGAGGCAGAGATCGAGCAGCTGACTCGTCTGGTACAAGACGCGGTGGGCTTTGATGAGGCGCGCGGTGATAGCGTAAGTGTGATCAACAGCCGGTTCGTCCCGGCAGGTGCGCCGGAGCCGATTGCCGAGCCACCGTTCTGGACCGAACCCTGGGTCTGGGACATGGCCAAGCAGTTCCTGGGCATCCTGTTCGTCCTGATTCTGGTGTTCGGCGTGTTGCGACCAGTGCTCAAGAACCTGACTGCCAATAACCGCACCCCGGCCACTGCGGGGGGGTATCCCGCGACAGTGGACGATCTGGGCGGCATGGACGAGGATCTGCGCGAAGACCGCGTCAGTCTGACCGGTTCAGGTTCACCTGCACCGGCCTTGTTACCCCCGCCGGGCGCCGGTTATGAACAGCAGTTGAATGCGATAAAAGGCCTGCTGGCCGAAGACCCAGGCCGTGTGGCTCAGGTAGTCAAAGAGTGGATTAACGACGATGAGTGA
- the fliG gene encoding flagellar motor switch protein FliG, translating to MSDDAKRLQKLSKLDKAAIFLLSLGESDAAAVLKHMGPKEVQRVGTAMAGLRTVQREQVQQVMGDFISVVGDQTGLGVGADNYIRTMLTQALGEDKANNLVDRILLGGSTSGLDSLKWMEPRAVADVIRFEHPQIQAIVVAYLDPDMAAEVIGYFDHKVRLDVLLRVASLNTVQPSALKELNEILEKQFAGNSNTIRANMGGVKRTADIMNFLESTTESQLIEAIRDIDQDLSTKIEDLMFVFDNLSDVDDRGIQALLREVSSEILIVALKGADEAIKDKILRNMSKRASELLLDDLEAKGPVRISEVEAAQKEILTIARRMADAGEIVLGTKGGEEMI from the coding sequence ATGAGTGATGATGCCAAGCGTTTGCAAAAACTGAGCAAGCTCGATAAGGCGGCTATCTTCCTGCTGAGCCTGGGTGAATCCGATGCGGCAGCCGTTCTAAAGCACATGGGCCCCAAGGAAGTACAGCGCGTCGGCACTGCAATGGCCGGGCTGCGTACCGTTCAGCGTGAACAGGTCCAGCAGGTGATGGGCGACTTCATCAGCGTGGTCGGTGATCAGACCGGGCTGGGAGTCGGCGCTGACAATTACATTCGCACCATGCTTACCCAGGCGCTGGGCGAGGACAAAGCCAACAATCTCGTCGACCGGATTCTGCTCGGCGGCAGCACCTCCGGCCTGGATAGCCTGAAATGGATGGAGCCGCGCGCCGTGGCGGATGTCATCCGCTTCGAGCACCCGCAGATTCAAGCTATCGTGGTGGCGTATCTCGACCCCGATATGGCCGCAGAGGTAATCGGCTATTTTGATCACAAGGTACGCCTGGATGTGCTGCTCCGGGTCGCCTCGTTGAATACTGTCCAGCCCTCAGCCTTGAAAGAGCTGAACGAAATTCTCGAGAAACAGTTCGCCGGCAATTCGAACACTATCCGCGCAAACATGGGTGGTGTGAAGCGCACCGCAGACATCATGAATTTCCTCGAATCCACCACCGAATCACAGTTGATCGAGGCTATCCGCGATATCGACCAGGATCTATCCACCAAGATCGAAGACTTGATGTTCGTCTTCGATAACCTGTCAGATGTGGACGACCGAGGTATTCAGGCGCTGCTGCGTGAAGTATCCAGCGAGATCCTCATCGTTGCGCTCAAGGGCGCGGATGAAGCCATCAAGGACAAGATCCTGCGTAACATGTCCAAGCGCGCATCCGAATTGCTGCTGGATGACCTTGAGGCCAAAGGGCCGGTGCGTATCAGCGAAGTGGAAGCGGCGCAGAAGGAAATCCTGACCATCGCCCGGCGCATGGCCGATGCCGGCGAAATCGTGCTGGGCACCAAGGGCGGCGAGGAAATGATCTGA
- a CDS encoding PAS domain-containing sensor histidine kinase, with product MAVPAQHLPQDNGLPAGSAEAETRDAASLEQAYQQFSNLSGQLSESYALLEQQVATLKSQLAEVSQQRTRELAEKARLAGRLQNLLDLLPGGVVVLDGRGVVREVNPAARELLGEPIEGMLWRDLIRERFAPREDDYHEVSLRSGRRVSMATRSLMGEPGQLILITDLTETRALQTQLARHERLSALGRMVASLAHQIRTPLSAALLYASHLTDPALADTHRLRFSERLKGRLESIEHQVRDMLLFAKGDLPLEDRISVGDLFAALRQQAEPLIEQGGAVCRWVDRCPGHLTLRCNRETLVGAVNNLIENAIQAGSPAARLKVCARLIEDQLSLSVVDVGAGMTTAQLARIGEPFHTTREQGTGLGVSVVKSVARAHGGAFYMRSKAGWGTCAEILLPFAREVQRAPLDEEHSQ from the coding sequence ATGGCCGTACCTGCTCAGCATTTGCCTCAAGACAATGGATTGCCCGCCGGCAGCGCAGAGGCTGAAACGCGGGATGCTGCCTCTCTTGAGCAGGCTTACCAGCAGTTCAGTAATCTTTCTGGTCAGCTTTCTGAATCCTATGCGCTGCTTGAACAGCAGGTCGCAACGCTGAAATCCCAGTTAGCCGAAGTCAGCCAGCAGCGCACCCGCGAGTTGGCTGAAAAAGCGCGCCTGGCCGGTCGGCTGCAAAATCTGCTCGATCTGTTGCCCGGCGGGGTAGTAGTGCTTGATGGGCGTGGCGTTGTGCGTGAAGTGAATCCCGCTGCGCGCGAGCTGCTGGGAGAACCCATCGAAGGCATGCTCTGGCGCGACCTCATTCGCGAACGTTTTGCGCCGCGTGAGGATGATTACCACGAAGTGTCGCTGCGCAGCGGCCGTCGCGTCTCCATGGCGACGCGTTCACTGATGGGTGAACCGGGCCAGCTGATCCTGATTACCGATCTCACCGAAACCCGGGCATTGCAGACCCAGCTGGCGCGGCATGAACGGCTGTCGGCTCTGGGCCGCATGGTCGCCTCGCTGGCCCATCAGATCCGTACACCGCTTTCTGCGGCGCTCCTATATGCCAGTCACCTCACCGATCCTGCGCTCGCGGACACCCATCGCCTGCGCTTCAGCGAGCGCCTGAAAGGCCGGCTGGAAAGCATTGAGCACCAGGTGCGCGACATGCTGTTGTTTGCCAAAGGCGACTTGCCACTGGAAGACCGAATCAGTGTGGGCGACCTGTTTGCCGCCTTGCGCCAACAGGCCGAGCCGCTGATAGAGCAGGGCGGCGCTGTGTGCCGGTGGGTGGACCGTTGTCCGGGTCATCTGACGCTGCGCTGCAACCGCGAGACGCTGGTCGGCGCCGTCAACAATCTTATCGAGAACGCCATACAGGCCGGTTCGCCCGCTGCGCGGCTGAAGGTGTGCGCGCGTCTGATCGAAGATCAATTGAGTCTGAGCGTGGTGGACGTGGGCGCCGGGATGACCACAGCCCAGCTCGCACGCATCGGGGAACCCTTTCATACCACGCGTGAGCAAGGCACAGGGCTCGGTGTATCAGTGGTCAAGTCCGTGGCCAGGGCACATGGCGGGGCGTTTTATATGCGCAGCAAGGCGGGTTGGGGCACGTGCGCCGAGATTCTGCTGCCCTTTGCCCGTGAAGTGCAGCGCGCTCCGCTGGATGAGGAGCACAGCCAATGA
- a CDS encoding transposase, which yields MPDHFHWLMQLQDESLSKTVQRIKRLTSAQLGRRVWQDGFHDRAVRSEENLKAMARYVIANPLRAGLVDSVGDYPHWDAVWL from the coding sequence ATGCCAGACCACTTTCACTGGCTCATGCAACTGCAAGACGAAAGCCTCTCGAAAACCGTACAACGGATCAAACGCCTGACCTCCGCTCAGCTTGGCAGGCGTGTCTGGCAGGATGGGTTCCATGATCGGGCTGTAAGGAGCGAAGAAAACCTCAAGGCCATGGCGCGGTACGTTATTGCCAATCCGCTTCGCGCTGGACTGGTGGATTCGGTGGGCGATTATCCGCATTGGGATGCTGTATGGCTTTGA
- a CDS encoding sigma-54 dependent transcriptional regulator: MTTRILLVEDDRSLREALADTLSLGGYDYFEAESAEAALKLLEREAVSMVVSDVNMPGMDGHDLLRILNQQYPQLPVLLMTAYGTVQQAVTAMRDGAVDYLVKPFEPRALLDLIAQHSQGRLQPLNENGPVAVEPASQQLLQLAARVAASDSTVLISGESGTGKEVLARYIHQHSPRADQPFIAINCAAIPENMLEATLFGHEKGSFTGAIAAAPGKFEQANGGTLLLDEISEMPLALQAKLLRVLQEREVERVGGRKLIKLDIRVIATTNRDMLAEVAAGRFREDLYYRLGVFPLQWSPLRNRPGDILPIAERLLNKHMRKMNQTRVQFAEDARQALRQHPWPGNVRELDNAVQRAMILQQGGVIRSQDLCLGMVPGAAISSQATVQPQVLPASSVAAAPPVAGDLESGVKGHEYQMILDVLRAERGRRKEAAERLGISPRTLRYKLARMREAGFIVEGGGV; this comes from the coding sequence ATGACGACGCGGATATTGCTGGTCGAAGACGACCGCAGCCTGCGAGAGGCGCTGGCCGATACGCTCTCGCTGGGCGGTTATGACTATTTCGAGGCAGAGAGTGCTGAAGCTGCGTTGAAGCTGCTGGAGCGCGAAGCTGTTTCGATGGTGGTCAGCGATGTGAATATGCCGGGCATGGATGGGCACGATCTGCTGCGTATTCTGAATCAGCAGTATCCGCAACTGCCAGTTCTACTCATGACCGCTTACGGCACAGTGCAGCAGGCCGTGACTGCCATGCGCGACGGCGCCGTGGATTATCTGGTCAAACCCTTTGAGCCCAGGGCGCTGCTGGATCTGATTGCCCAGCACAGCCAGGGCCGTCTGCAGCCGCTGAATGAAAACGGTCCGGTGGCGGTCGAGCCTGCCAGTCAGCAACTGCTACAGCTGGCAGCACGGGTAGCCGCCAGCGACTCCACCGTGTTGATTTCAGGCGAGTCCGGCACCGGCAAGGAGGTTCTCGCCCGTTATATTCACCAGCATTCCCCCCGTGCAGACCAGCCGTTTATTGCGATCAACTGCGCGGCTATTCCCGAGAACATGCTTGAGGCTACGCTGTTCGGTCATGAGAAAGGCTCTTTTACTGGCGCCATTGCGGCTGCGCCGGGCAAGTTCGAGCAGGCCAACGGCGGCACTCTATTGCTCGACGAAATATCCGAAATGCCGCTGGCGCTGCAGGCCAAGCTGCTACGCGTGTTGCAGGAGCGCGAGGTCGAGCGGGTCGGCGGCCGTAAACTGATCAAGCTGGATATCCGCGTGATCGCCACCACCAACCGCGACATGCTTGCGGAAGTGGCGGCGGGGCGCTTTCGCGAAGACCTGTATTACCGGCTCGGTGTCTTCCCGCTGCAATGGTCGCCGCTGCGTAACCGTCCCGGCGATATCCTGCCGATAGCCGAACGGCTGTTGAATAAACACATGCGCAAGATGAATCAGACCCGCGTGCAGTTTGCTGAAGATGCCCGGCAGGCGTTGAGGCAGCATCCCTGGCCGGGCAACGTGCGTGAGCTGGATAACGCGGTGCAGCGCGCGATGATCCTGCAGCAGGGCGGGGTGATTCGTTCGCAGGATCTGTGCCTGGGAATGGTGCCGGGTGCGGCGATTTCCTCTCAAGCGACTGTTCAGCCGCAGGTTTTGCCCGCTTCATCAGTGGCTGCTGCGCCCCCTGTCGCAGGTGATCTCGAATCGGGCGTAAAGGGGCATGAGTACCAGATGATTCTGGATGTGCTGCGTGCGGAACGGGGCCGGCGCAAGGAAGCCGCCGAGCGCCTCGGTATCAGTCCGCGGACATTGCGGTACAAGTTGGCGAGAATGCGGGAGGCCGGTTTTATAGTTGAGGGGGGTGGGGTTTAG
- the fliH gene encoding flagellar assembly protein FliH: MKNKQDSDLIRGSKPEAFSLWSLPSFDEEPDQVTLEPQEPEAPELEEPALTAEPEEEVEHAKPFTVEELEQIREEAYNEGFSTGEKDGFHSGQLKAQQEARSRIDARLLELEALMAQLMEPMKDQDEQVEDMLLTLVETMVRQVIQRELTTDSSQILQVLRGALKALPMGAGNIRIYLNPADFEAVKALRERHEETWRLLEDDSLLPGGCRIETEHSQVDASLETRLKLIVEQLFDARLEQRAHPPEPDLQIPVALDGSTPDV; this comes from the coding sequence ATGAAAAACAAACAAGACAGCGATCTGATTCGGGGCAGCAAGCCGGAGGCGTTCAGCCTGTGGAGTCTGCCGAGCTTTGACGAAGAGCCCGACCAGGTAACGCTGGAGCCCCAGGAGCCGGAAGCGCCCGAGCTGGAGGAGCCGGCGCTAACGGCTGAGCCAGAGGAAGAGGTCGAGCATGCGAAGCCTTTTACTGTTGAGGAGCTCGAACAGATCCGCGAAGAGGCCTACAACGAGGGGTTCTCGACTGGCGAGAAGGATGGTTTTCATTCCGGCCAGCTGAAGGCGCAGCAGGAAGCGCGCAGCAGGATTGACGCACGACTACTTGAACTGGAAGCCCTGATGGCCCAGTTGATGGAGCCGATGAAAGATCAGGACGAGCAGGTCGAGGACATGCTGCTGACGCTGGTGGAAACCATGGTTCGGCAGGTTATCCAGCGTGAGCTGACAACTGATTCAAGCCAGATTCTGCAGGTGCTGCGCGGCGCGCTCAAGGCGCTCCCTATGGGGGCTGGCAATATTCGTATCTACCTCAATCCCGCGGACTTCGAGGCGGTCAAAGCGCTGCGTGAACGCCACGAAGAAACCTGGCGTCTGCTGGAAGATGACAGCCTGCTGCCCGGCGGCTGCCGTATTGAAACCGAACACAGCCAGGTCGACGCCTCGCTGGAGACCCGCCTGAAACTCATCGTGGAACAGTTGTTCGATGCGCGACTGGAACAACGCGCGCACCCGCCAGAGCCTGATCTGCAGATCCCTGTCGCGCTGGACGGAAGCACGCCGGATGTCTGA